The Desulfovibrio sp. genomic interval CATTGATCCGCTACTGGGAGAAACTGGCCAAGGTGGAGGCCAGGCGTTAGGCGCTTTTTTGGGGTGGAGTTGAAGGCATCCGGCGGCCAAAGGGCTCTGCCCTTTGGAATCCCGAATTTATGCCGCACTTCTACGGGCCTTCTCGAGCTTACAATTCAACCTATGGAAAAAGGGCCGGGATAATTCCCGGCCCTTTTTGTTTTATCCTAGCAAATCACATTGTCAGCCCTTACGGCGGCGGCCTTCGGTGTCCGCAGCCTTGATGGCCGCCAGCACAGCTTCGGGCGTCACCCCGCCCTTGATGTTGTGGATGGTTTCGCCTTGGGCACAGGCCTTCTGGGACACCGCCATCAGCTGTTCATCCGTCGGGTTTTCAAGGCCTATATCGGCGAGGCAAACAGGCAGGCCCACCGCCTGGCAGAAGTCATAGACCTTGGAAACCACGTCCGCTGGGCGCCCGGTCAGCTTAAGAAGCGACAAAGTGCCGATAGCCACTTTCTCGCCATGCCAGCAGTTGTGGGTTTCGGGCAACACGGTAAGGCCGTTGTGGATGGCGTGAGCGCCGGACAGTCCGCCGCTTTCAAAGCCAAGGCCGGAGAGAAGCGTGTTGGCTTCAATGATGCGCTCAAGCTCAGGCGTCACCGCCCTGTTCTCGCAAGCTTTCACAGCGGCGACCCCGTCAGCCATGAGCGTGTCGAAGCACATGCGCGCCAGGCCGTACGCCGTCATGGTGCCGGGACGCCCCGTCATGTTCGCGGCTTGGCTTAACCGGCAATCCTCGGCCTCGAACCATGTGGACAACGCATCGCCCATGCCCGAGACCAGAAAGCGGGCAGGGGCGTTGGCGACCACCGTGCTGTCCACCAGCACCACGTCCGGATTTCGCGGCAGAAGCAGATAGCGTTTGAAGGCCCCCTCGGGGGTGTAGATAACGGACAAGGCGCTGCAGGGCGCATCGGTCGAGGCCAGGGTCGGCACGACCACCACCGGAAGCGACAAGGCATGCCCGACAGCTTTGGCCGTATCCAGGGGTTTCCCGCCGCCAACGCCAATGATGACGTCCACCTTGCCCTTCTTGCCCACGTCCACCAGGCGGTCGATTTCTTCGTCACTGCATTCGCCGGTGAAGGTCTCATGCACCAACGCGAGCTGCGACTGCCCGGCCACGGCCTGCTCCGCGATAGGGCGGGCCGTCCTGCTGACAATCATCAACCCCTTTTTCCCCAACCGGGCGGCCTCTTCAGGCAGAGCGCCGAGCGCTCCGGCCCCCTGGACATACCGGGCGGGGAATATCGAAGCACAAACCATACGTGATCCCTCCTCAGTTCAAACGACCCCACTCGGGGGAGAAACTGACGTTTACGGCGAATAGAGCATAAGAACCATGAGCTGGCCCGCCAGAATGCGCAGGATCATCACCAGGGGATAGACCGTGGCGTACACCGAAGCCGGAGCGTCACTGCCGAGCATCTGCCCGGCAAAAGCCAGGGCCGGAGGGTCGGTCATGCTGCCGGCCAGGAGACCGCACATGGATGCGTAGTTGCATTTGAGAAAAATCCGCCCGACGAGGCCGGCCACCAGAAGCGGGAAAAAGGTGATGCAGGCCCCGGCCAGCAGCCAGTAGAGCCCTGCCCCGCTTGTGACCGCGTCCAGAAAGTGCCCCCCGGCCTTGATCCCCACGCAGGCCAGGAACAGGCTGATGCCCACCTCGCGCAGAATAAGGTTGGCCCCAGGATGCATGTACCACACCATGCCCCCGAAATGGTGCAGGCGCGACAGGAGGATGGACACCAGAAGCGGCCCCCCGGCAACGCCGAGCTTGATGCCCGAGGGCAGTCCGGGCAAGGCCACCGGCAGGCTGCCCACCACTGTTCCCAGAAGGATGCCCACGAAGATGGGAAGCACATGGGGATGGTCCAGGTCCTTGACGTTGCCGAGCAGACGTTCCACCTCGGCCAACTGAGCCGGGTCGCCCACGCATTGCACCAGGTCGCCGAAATGCAGGTGGATGTCCGGGCCTGGCGCGAACTCCGTGCCGGACCGGGTGATCCGGGTCACGGTCACCTCGTATTTCTGGGCCAGGTTCAGCTCCGGAACGCTCTTGCCCACCACCGAGCGTTTGGTGATTACGAAGCGGCGCATCTGGAGTGGCCCGGCCACGCGCGGCAGGTTGGTTTCGCTTCGCACCCCGGCCAGAACGCGCAGCTTCTCCAGGTCTCCGGGCATCCCCACGGCGTGCAGGAGCATACCAGCTCTCAACACCGTATCCGGGGTGGCAGCGCTCACCACTCCCTCGCTCATGACCCGGGACACGGCCACGTTCAGGTCCGCGAGCCCCGGGACTCCTCCCAGGCGCAAACCGTTCAGGTTGGGATTGGTCAGCTCCAGGGTCATGGTTTCCAGCGGAGGATGGAACGTCTTGGCCTGCTCCTCCATCTGCTTCAGTTCCTGGGCAGGGTTTATGCGGAACACGGCCCGGATGAGAAGCATAACCAGGATGATGCCGAAGATGCCGAAGGGATAGGCCACCGCATAGCCGAGTCCGGCTTCGCCAATGGCCTTGTCCGCCAAGGCCGGGGCGAGTTCCTGGAAGGCCTGGGACGCCGAGGCAAGGGACGGGGTGTTGGTGGTGGCTCCGCTGAAAAGGCCGACCGCCGTGGACAATGGCATGTGGCCCCAGAAATGAAAACACACGGTGATAAGTACGCTCAAGGCCACAATAAGGGTGGCCATGGCGTTCAAGCGAAAGCCCCGGCGGCGAAGCGAATCCGCGAAGCTCGGCCCCACCTGCATGCCGATGGTGTAGACGAAAAGAATGAGCCCGAATTCTCGGGCGAAATCCATAACCCCATGGTCCAAGGAAAAGCCGTAATGCCCAAGGGCCAAGCCGCTGAACAGCACCCCACCCACTCCCAGGCGGATACCGAAGAAGCGTATGTGTCCGAAGGCAAGGCCCAGAACCACGGCCAAGCCCAGGACCACCACTGCCTGCGCGGCTGAATGGCTGAGAAACAGCTGGGAAAACCAGTTCATGAAAGGCGCCTTTTGATCCGCCTCCGGGCAGGAGACCTCCACCCGGTTCCGTGTTTGATACAAAGCAAAGCCCGGCGAATACTGCGGTGCGGATGTAAGATACGCACTCCATGCGCCAACCGCTTGGCTCCTGCTTTCTGTGCGCCCTTGGCAGCTGCCCCGTCAACTCTCCCCTGCGCCCAGCCGGTCGCGATTCTTAAGCGCGGGGAACAGCCTCATCCACACCGCCACGACCAGAAGGGTGGCCATCCCTCCGATAACCACCGAGGGCGACGTGCCGAACCAGGCCGCCGTAACCCCGGACTCGAACTCCCCAAGCTGATTGGAGGTCCCGATGAACACCGCGTTCACAGCGCTCACCCGTCCTCGCATCTCGTCCGGGGTTTCGAGCTGCACCAGTGAAGACCGGATGACCACGCTCACCATGTCGCTGGCTCCAAGGACAATAAGAGCAAGAAGCGAGAGTGGAAAACTCCGGGACAAACCGAAGACGATGGTGGCCACCCCGAATACGGCAACCGCGGCGAACATTTTACGCCCCACCTTCCCACCCAGCGGAGAGTGGGCCAGACAGACGGACATGGCCAAGGCCCCTATGCCCGGCGCGCCGCGCAGAAGCCCCAATCCCCAAGGGCCGGTGCCGAGAATGTCCCTGGCGAAAATGGGCAAAAGGGCCGTTGCACCGCCAAGAAGCACCGAAAAAAGATCGAGTGATATGGCCCCCAGCAGTTCGGGCTTGTTGCGCACGTAGCGGATCCCCCCCAGCACGGAATCGATGCTCACCGGCTCCCGTCGCTGCGGAGTCTTGGGCTTGGGGATGCCCCCCACAGTGTGTGCGGCCAGGGCGAAGAGTGTGGCGCAGAGCGTGTAGACCGTGCCCGCCCCGGCAAGATAGAGAATGCCCCCAAGGGCCGGCCCCAGGATGAAGGCGGTCTGCCTGGCCGATGCCGTCAGGGCGAGCATGCTGGGCAATTTGGCCGGATCAACCAGGCCAGGCAGCAATGCCTGCATGGTGGGCATTTCGAATGCCCTGGCTGCTCCAAGCACAAAAGCGCCGATGTAGAGCATCCGTTCATCAATGAAGTGAAGGAGGCTGCCGGCGGCCAGGCTAGCGGTCATGAGGCATTCAAGAATCTGGCACGCCTGGGTGATGCGCCTGCGGTCGAACCTGTCGGCCACCTGCCCCACCACCAGGGTCAGGGCCAACTGAGGTATGAACTGGGCCAGCCCGACAAACCCCAGGCTCAGCGCACTGCCGGTGATGTCGTACATCTGCCAGCCAATGGCCACGGTGAGCATCTGATAGGCGGACATGGTCTGGAGCTGGCAGAACCAGAATTTCCGGAAGGGCTTTTCCGAGAGGGCATCCTTGAGCATGTATCACTTCCATCCGGCTTCTTAACAGGTGCGCCCATACGGTTTTTCCTCCGCATGGGCTTTCACGAACAGGTCTCTACAAGAGCTCGCCCGAGCGCTCAAGCCTCATCACTGCAAGGATGCTGAGGCCTCCCGCCAGAAATATGCCAGAGGCCCGCAGTTCACTTTTCGGGTTGTGTGACAGCCGCTATTTGGGCATCAGGGAGATGCGGATACCGACGCCGCGACGCTTAAACCCCAACCCGTGTAGTCCGTTTCGATACACCGGCTTCCGGAGGTTCGAAATGTGGATTTTTACACGTGATGGCTTCTTCTCTGTCGCGGCCACCAAGTTTTGCCAGCCCGGCGAGGTCGCGGTCCGGGCCAGAAAAAAAGAACACCTGGAAAACCTCATCGCCAGGCATAAGCTCAAGGCAGATATCCTTACATTCCCGGAAGCGGACTACCGTTACCGGATTCAGATTCCCAGAGAGGAATGGGGCAAAGCCTTGCAGAACGAGGCCGTGGATTTGGACTACCACTCCTTCAAGGACGCCATGGCGGAGGCGGGCGCCTCCGCGGACTACCTGAGGGCAATGTTCAGCACCTGGGCCATAATAAATAAAATTCAAACCCAGGAGCTGCCAAAAGACTAGTTATTTTCTGTTGCAGCTCGCCTGACAATACCTGGCAGAGCGTCACGCCGAGCGCCCTGAAAGCTCCAGGGCGTGCGCTCGCCCTGCTCACACCAATCCTTACTGCTCCACCGGTTCCTTACGCTTTACGAGCCGACAGCCAAATACCCACTCCCACGGCCAGGCATCCTAGGGACTGGCTATACGAGGGAGCAAGCCCCAAGAGCAGCCAGCTCGATAGCACAGCGCTCACAGGCATGAGTCCTGTCACCACGGCCGCCTGGCTCGGCCGTGCCCGAACCACCCCCTTGAACCACAGCACGTAGCCACCGGCTGTCACCAGCACGCCGAGCGCCCCCACGGCCAGCCAGGGTCCCGCTTCTGCCCTAGGCACCCCCTCATGCAGGATCTGCACGACTGCCAGGGGCAAAACCATTAAAAAACCTATCCATGTGATGCGCTTTGCCGCCGCCAAGGAGGAAAGCCCTCGCGGCTGCCATTTA includes:
- a CDS encoding MFS transporter is translated as MLKDALSEKPFRKFWFCQLQTMSAYQMLTVAIGWQMYDITGSALSLGFVGLAQFIPQLALTLVVGQVADRFDRRRITQACQILECLMTASLAAGSLLHFIDERMLYIGAFVLGAARAFEMPTMQALLPGLVDPAKLPSMLALTASARQTAFILGPALGGILYLAGAGTVYTLCATLFALAAHTVGGIPKPKTPQRREPVSIDSVLGGIRYVRNKPELLGAISLDLFSVLLGGATALLPIFARDILGTGPWGLGLLRGAPGIGALAMSVCLAHSPLGGKVGRKMFAAVAVFGVATIVFGLSRSFPLSLLALIVLGASDMVSVVIRSSLVQLETPDEMRGRVSAVNAVFIGTSNQLGEFESGVTAAWFGTSPSVVIGGMATLLVVAVWMRLFPALKNRDRLGAGES
- a CDS encoding glycerol dehydrogenase, with protein sequence MVCASIFPARYVQGAGALGALPEEAARLGKKGLMIVSRTARPIAEQAVAGQSQLALVHETFTGECSDEEIDRLVDVGKKGKVDVIIGVGGGKPLDTAKAVGHALSLPVVVVPTLASTDAPCSALSVIYTPEGAFKRYLLLPRNPDVVLVDSTVVANAPARFLVSGMGDALSTWFEAEDCRLSQAANMTGRPGTMTAYGLARMCFDTLMADGVAAVKACENRAVTPELERIIEANTLLSGLGFESGGLSGAHAIHNGLTVLPETHNCWHGEKVAIGTLSLLKLTGRPADVVSKVYDFCQAVGLPVCLADIGLENPTDEQLMAVSQKACAQGETIHNIKGGVTPEAVLAAIKAADTEGRRRKG
- a CDS encoding putative transporter, with amino-acid sequence MNWFSQLFLSHSAAQAVVVLGLAVVLGLAFGHIRFFGIRLGVGGVLFSGLALGHYGFSLDHGVMDFAREFGLILFVYTIGMQVGPSFADSLRRRGFRLNAMATLIVALSVLITVCFHFWGHMPLSTAVGLFSGATTNTPSLASASQAFQELAPALADKAIGEAGLGYAVAYPFGIFGIILVMLLIRAVFRINPAQELKQMEEQAKTFHPPLETMTLELTNPNLNGLRLGGVPGLADLNVAVSRVMSEGVVSAATPDTVLRAGMLLHAVGMPGDLEKLRVLAGVRSETNLPRVAGPLQMRRFVITKRSVVGKSVPELNLAQKYEVTVTRITRSGTEFAPGPDIHLHFGDLVQCVGDPAQLAEVERLLGNVKDLDHPHVLPIFVGILLGTVVGSLPVALPGLPSGIKLGVAGGPLLVSILLSRLHHFGGMVWYMHPGANLILREVGISLFLACVGIKAGGHFLDAVTSGAGLYWLLAGACITFFPLLVAGLVGRIFLKCNYASMCGLLAGSMTDPPALAFAGQMLGSDAPASVYATVYPLVMILRILAGQLMVLMLYSP